The DNA sequence CTGTACGGAAATGCTCGAAGCAGTGCGCGCGAACGATCTTGTGGTGCAGAAGATTTTTTTGACCCATACGCACCCCGATCACATTGCGGCGCTTGATCGCTTAAAGGCAGAAACCGGGGCTTCCGTTTATTGCCCTGCACTGGAACCGGTAGCTGGAGCGATCCCGGTCGAAGAGGGTTTTGAAACGACCATCGGGCGATTGCACGTGCGAACCTTTTTGACCAACGGGCACTCTCCAGGAGGGGTAACCTATTACATTACTGGAGGTCCTCGGAGAATTGCGATCGTGGGTGATTCGATTTTTGCGGGATCCATGGGCGGGGGGAACATCTCCTACGCGCAGGCACTGGAAAATAATCGGACCAAGATTCTGACGCTTCCGGAGGATACGATCCTTTGTCCTGGGCATGGGCCTTTGACGACGGTAGGAGAGGAAAAGCGGCATAATCCATTCTTTGCCTAGGAGAGAGGGCTTTACAGCTGCGTGTGCGGGAACCCGGGAAAGGAGCCAGGATGCG is a window from the Candidatus Methylacidithermus pantelleriae genome containing:
- a CDS encoding MBL fold metallo-hydrolase, encoding MIPLEDSFTDIIGKALRGLGLSPQALAQKTGVPVESVERLLSGTLDEDLLRRVAPTLGLNATALIALARGEWRPAEVGPVPGLACLNTRFEDMTVNSYLVWDTTTKEAAAFDTGADCTEMLEAVRANDLVVQKIFLTHTHPDHIAALDRLKAETGASVYCPALEPVAGAIPVEEGFETTIGRLHVRTFLTNGHSPGGVTYYITGGPRRIAIVGDSIFAGSMGGGNISYAQALENNRTKILTLPEDTILCPGHGPLTTVGEEKRHNPFFA